One genomic segment of Scyliorhinus canicula chromosome 10, sScyCan1.1, whole genome shotgun sequence includes these proteins:
- the LOC119972326 gene encoding xin actin-binding repeat-containing protein 1-like has translation MAQTLDRIQQSVGTQNLENDFLPPPPPPDILEAAIKPSITVEDQPQNIPPPPHQTFVKFHQQRQINELKRLYKHMHPELRKNLQEVVNEDWADVLDAEQAAAALATDARGSGNTLLQTEVQSMRWIFDNWPLDTIGDRQSAKKLKEEETILSGDVKSTSWKFENQTINDISAQYSEFSGISSDGNEQTKGDVRTALWLFETQPLDSLNQIYSKENDLQEAVLKEPVQKGDVRGAKLLFETHPLGDLGRSNSVEESSILQLRSEIQELKGDVNKTVKLFESEPLCAIRDTVGNIHQIKSICREEIQQSGNVQSARWLFETQPLGNINRDFSRVKIIRGISLEETQQGGVGKNRWLFETQALDAINEQNEDSSCVASVRVIEGGDVNKKCWLFETQSLDSLKENSSEEVAKEQIIGGNVHSSLWLFETQPLERLKDSFEVGHLKRVVTEEEKGDVRQRSHMFESCSLDSISKEQSETSNINKILEIQNGDVKMYKSLFETLPLDSIKNSDEITAERQVGVLAGNVNENRVLFETTPLYAVMDGAGRCHQVKTVSREQVLSGDVKHYRWMFETRRLDQFDEDIKTVELVKGITKEEIRAGNMETTRWLFETQPLDAIHASVNKTEIQSSDNKDVMKGDVKTCRWLFETQPMDALYEKLETKPQDEAQPKGDVKSYTWLFETQALDSINENGDQHLKVFSANLDDVKGVDVKTTKHLFETEQIGNMVEELNGAKNIRYTSEVDIQSGNVSRVKEIYQSTSLNEIGDVMENGKSFKSMQVDATQSGSGCVHKFTWLFENCPIDSIKEMTEETTPKNTIADVKGGDVGGKRFVFETCSLDQIKDETDVIKLSSRKEESVVTGDVKSCNMLFETQPLYAIRDKEGQYHEVTTAKKEEIMRGDVRGTRWLFETKPLDTIKPLDEVFLIRAVTQEDVHQGDVTAARWKFETQPLDSIRDEAQPGIKVVDEVRGGDVQASKQLFEEQQVNRKYVRMVSVSDVQSGDVRTSTWLFENRPIDSLKGENEEGTGGNTVHREDVQRGDVKRCTWLFESQPLDSLKDSDTSMNKETNEKVTDADVKSTTWLFETTPLDTFIRAQCSTETAEMAEQSVHTSLQTLYHCNAITSRGLIIESSEIGILKMAKYQLMSQDVPHILKEEVIGGNLQIILWQLLQKKESLLSEGIVLKEDVSGRISSNKVQLFSLSEVNFRKEEDFADEISGLLTQDNKVKKGILIQETERGIAQITIYWLVRHLQNEVVEKEVIKGDVKSTIDSLLASTKQQTMSTTVKREENERGNVQLYATCIESGTLDYLQDREEESDDPPVSSQKEEIVRGDVKGAKRNLKESREQIERTVDDIVPGDVKGTKKYFLTEAQTAHDIVRKEEISGGDINPVRQSLGQAATQSISMANEEFVTGDVKVSLQPPKNAKYQTRQLNREKVVYHSAKGTLVTPDEFTCDKGVKVGEHSAPSVHSRDSSLAMSEARTASATGQDLQAAMESLREVTAEAQTVQHKSSTQEHFKSSRQVSAASPQYHQTVQYKKAVEKVKESSQTSIQQQVSTMPRHRTSAQVTVTQPHQLKGQQNTQQVSAYEEQGVIQRYSACSNEGQKGEHLTKIAKNGRDEIGTASEHMQTHGQYSPTNLEEEDRAVADQAIIIKGDVKSTIDSLKNSVTEQKSIEREDVVRGNLQAALHSLGKANMNVSKGDFKAAMIYRTAGQSQSCGQKKSGVRTVCNQISLSQSDTEFPPPVPVTKSPVPSREACDQPSVEGRPFPRNLSESDTTKSPATSQFPPPLPPKTHERNISPKPSIASKPHAVPSRHLPMQGGKPIPPPKPEHLQAIHSASSQPRTYASAVPNSNPSPSAACNSPKFRPPVKPTRASLCTEAALVSECQAAQLEQHCELSLSQHKSRTVVSPAKLTRTPLQLAEEKYKQSKDGPSKPTVMITNPTANMVSQGLSQQTGRSCSESLVEASGPINRDQETAPKELTAAEKVQGFKQSYLEQSTESTEMSQGFKAALHPSGTQNKPSCLQASSLKEDVTMAESKPALPNLVKTMPMGKGQKRYQQPQATTELHPQQSVGVSPVQITQCQRCVDQHGFSNQVSAANRQGEQLYAEQQHSLQSDTVIMRGSRQQGKETEDDRRKRLSVHKEEIMRGNVKAAMEIFENLRKRDELQKILSQVKEFEEETFKVDVKGLKCLFENVPEWVVPKNNMVKQIKPIDRQKNAPQKQPRAAKDEFESLSPVELVFEDLERASAEIIYLKEQTLAKLLHIEESIKKALYSVSNLKSESDIAGLSGLFGESLGVTPSPMSDNIKKISLVSSKSSAEKAKECKEGKERLNNSEKQATPLLDIPAVPARANTPSSPSYISIESAARKPTDSLKKDLSVESREGVCMSPASHKQDVPPRFPEVTTCNDLEDSVICNGQQSVRMQSARAETVKQQSMYSKSSMLSDTSELIKAKNRNGNNIANDIVSTGCTPLSGFKGNAIDRTQSPVPQRSKSVVEFKTGPDGGEIVGTKTVMEKYEEIDRFGNKIIKSKTSTTVTKQSESRTSSTYEVVQAPPRYEVATSPLLNRHLQSPANLAEDSHPNAKESGLVFVSYGNPNSAKRC, from the coding sequence ATGGCACAGACCTTGGACAGAATCCAACAATCAGTTGGGACTCAGAACCTGGAGAACGATTttttaccaccacctccaccgccGGATATACTCGAGGCTGCTATCAAGCCAAGTATAACAGTGGAAGACCAACCTCAAAATATACCACCTCCTCCACACCAGACCTTTGTCAAGTTTCACCAGCAGCGCCAAATTAATGAATTGAAGAGGCTTTATAAGCACATGCACCCAGAGCTGAGGAAAAACCTACAAGAGGTGGTCAATGAGGACTGGGCTGACGTGTTGGACGCTGAACAGGCAGCTGCTGCTTTAGCAACTGATGCACGTGGCAGTGGCAACACATTACTGCAGACTGAGGTCCAATCTATGCGCTGGATATTTGATAACTGGCCATTGGACACTATTGGAGATCGTCAATCAGCTAAGAAGCTGAAGGAGGAAGAGACCATCCTCAGTGGCGACGTGAAAAGCACATCGTGGAAGTTTGAAAACCAAACTATTAATGACATTAGTGCCCAGTATTCAGAATTTTCCGGGATCTCAAGTGATGGAAATGAACAAACAAAGGGTGATGTCCGCACAGCGCTGTGGTTGTTTGAAACTCAGCCTCTGGATTCGCTGAATCAAATCTACTCCAAGGAGAATGATCTCCAAGAAGCAGTCCTGAAAGAGCCTGTACAGAAAGGGGATGTAAGAGGTGCAAAATTGTTATTTGAGACCCATCCATTGGGTGATTTGGGACGTAGCAATTCAGTGGAAGAAAGCAGCATATTGCAACTACGCTCAGAAATACAGGAACTGAAAGGGGATGTAAACAAGACAGTGAAGTTATTTGAGTCAGAACCTTTGTGTGCCATTCGAGATACTGTCGGGAACATCCATCAAATCAAGTCTATCTGCAGGGAGGAGATTCAACAGAGtggtaatgtccaaagtgctcGCTGGCTTTTTGAAACTCAACCCTTGGGCAACATTAATAGAGATTTCTCAAGAGTAAAAATTATTCGAGGCATCTCCCTGGAAGAGACTCAACAAGGTGGCGTTGGCAAGAACAGATGGCTCTTTGAAACACAGGCATTGGATGCCATCAACGAGCAGAACGAGGACTCAAGTTGCGTGGCTAGCGTGAGGGTAATTGAAGGAGGAGATGTGAATAAGAAGTGTTGGCTCTTTGAAACTCAATCTCTTGACTCATTAAAGGAAAACTCATCAGAAGAGGTTGCTAAAGAACAAATAATTGGAGGCAATGTGCACAGCAGCCTTTGGTTGTTTGAGACACAGCCATTGGAACGTTTGAAGGACAGCTTTGAAGTTGGCCACTTGAAGAGAGTTGTGACAGAAGAAGAGAAGGGAGATGTGAGGCAAAGATCTCATATGTTTGAAAGCTGCTCTCTGGATAGTATTAGCAAAGAACAAAGTGAGACCTCCAATATCAACAAGATATTAGAGATACAGAATGGAGATGTCAAAATGTATAAATCTCTCTTTGAAACTCTGCCTCTTGATAGCATTAAAAATTCAGATGAAATCACTGCTGAGAGGCAGGTTGGCGTGTTGGCTGGGAATGTAAATGAGAACAGAGTTCTCTTTGAAACCACCCCTCTTTATGCCGTCATGGATGGTGCTGGTCGCTGCCATCAAGTCAAGACAGTAAGCCGTGAACAAGTCCTCAGTGGTGATGTCAAACATTACAGATGGATGTTTGAAACCCGGCGCTTGGATCAGTTTGATGAAGACATTAAAACCGTGGAACTGGTAAAAGGCATCACCAAAGAGGAGATCAGAGCTGGCAATATGGAGACAACAAGATGGCTATTTGAGACACAGCCTCTTGATGCCATACATGCCAGTGTAAATAAAACAGAAATTCAAAGCTCTGACAACAAAGACGTGATGAAGGGTGATGTGAAGACATGTAGGTGGCTGTTTGAAACCCAGCCAATGGATGCTTTGTATGAAAAATTAGAGACAAAGCCACAGGATGAAGCTCAACCAAAAGGCGATGTCAAGTCATACACGTGGCTCTTTGAAACACAAGCACTGGACAGCATCAACGAGAATGGAGACCAGCACCTGAAGGTCTTCAGTGCAAACCTGGATGATGTTAAAGGAGTAGATGTGAAGACCACAAAGCATCTTTTTGAAACTGAACAAATTGGCAATATGGTTGAGGAGCTGAATGGGGCAAAGAATATCAGATACACAAGCGAGGTGGATATCCAGTCAGGGAATGTATCAAGAGTGAAAGAAATCTATCAAAGCACCTCACTCAATGAAATAGGTGACGTGATGGAAAATGGAAAGAGCTTCAAATCCATGCAAGTGGATGCCACCCAGTCAGGGTCAGGCTGTGTACACAAGTTCACCTGGCTGTTTGAAAATTGCCCAATTGACTCCATTAAAGAAATGACAGAGGAGACCACACCCAAGAACACCATTGCTGATGTAAAAGGAGGTGATGTTGGCGGCAAAAGGTTTGTTTTTGAGACCTGCTCATTGGATCAGATAAAAGATGAAACTGATGTAATTAAACTCAGTTCAAGAAAGGAAGAGTCAGTTGTCACGGGTGATGTGAAATCATGTAACATGCTCTTTGAAACGCAACCCCTTTATGCAATCCGAGATAAAGAAGGTCAATATCATGAAGTTACTACCGCAAAGAAGGAGGAAATCATGAGGGGAGATGTAAGGGGTACTAGATGGCTCTTTGAAACCAAACCATTGGATACAATCAAGCCACTGGATGAAGTGTTTTTGATCAGAGCTGTTACACAGGAGGATGTGCACCAGGGAGATGTAACAGCGGCTCGGTGGAAATTTGAGACCCAGCCTTTGGATTCAATCAGAGATGAAGCACAGCCAGGAATAAAAGTGGTGGATGAGGTCCGAGGAGGAGATGTGCAAGCAAGCAAGCAACTCTTTGAAGAGCAGCAGGTAAACCGCAAGTACGTAAGGATGGTCAGTGTCAGCGATGTTCAGAGTGGAGATGTCAGGACATCAACATGGCTGTTTGAAAATCGTCCGATTGATTCCTTGAAAGGGGAGAATGAAGAAGGCACAGGTGGGAACACTGTTCACCGAGAAGATGTACAGAGGGGAGATGTAAAAAGGTGCACTTGGTTGTTTGAATCCCAACCGTTGGACAGCTTAAAAGATTCGGATACTTCCATGAACAAAGAAACCAACGAGAAAGTGACAGATGCTGATGTGAAATCTACAACATGGTTATTTGAAACAACACCCCTGGACACGTTCATTCGTGCTCAATGTAGCACAGAGACTGCCGAGATGGCAGAACAAAGTGTCCATACAAGCTTACAGACTCTCTACCACTGCAATGCCATTACATCAAGGGGACTTATCATTGAATCAAGTGAGATAGGCATTCTAAAAATGGCCAAATATCAACTGATGAGTCAGGATGTTCCACATATTCTAAAAGAAGAGGTCATTGGTGGCAATCTACAGATAATTCTGTGGCAGTTACTTCAAAAGAAGGAATCCCTCCTCTCTGAAGGCATTGTGCTGAAGGAAGATGTAAGTGGGAGAATCTCTTCAAACAAAGTTCAGCTGTTCTCCCTGTCTGAAGTTAATTTTAGGAAAGAAGAAGACTTTGCTGATGAAATTTCTGGCCTTCTTACACAAGACAATAAAGTCAAAAAAGGAATTTTGATTCAAGAGACTGAAAGAGGAATTGCTCAGATCACTATTTATTGGCTAGTTCGTCATCTCCAAAATGAAGTAGTTGAAAAAGAGGTGATCAAAGGAGATGTAAAATCTACAATCGATAGTCTTCTTGCTTCCACCAAGCAGCAAACAATGTCAACGACAGTAAAACGTGAGGAGAACGAGAGGGGGAATGTCCAACTGTATGCAACATGCATTGAATCAGGGACATTGGACTATCTCCAGGACAGAGAAGAAGAATCTGATGaccctccagtttcttcccagaaAGAGGAGATTGTACGTGGTGATGTAAAAGGTGCTAAAAGGAATTTGAAAGAGAGTAGAGAACAAATTGAAAGGACGGTAGATGACATTGTACCAGGAGATGTCAAAGGAACCAAGAAATACTTCTTGACTGAAGCGCAGACTGCCCATGATATTGTTCGGAAAGAAGAAATATCAGGTGGTGATATCAATCCTGTTCGTCAGTCCTTGGGTCAGGCTGCAACCCAGTCCATTAGTATGGCAAATGAAGAGTTTGTGACTGGTGATGTTAAGGTTTCTCTACAGCCACCGAAGAATGCAAAGTATCAAACTAGACAGCTGAACAGGGAAAAAGTTGTCTATCACAGTGCGAAAGGCACTCTGGTTACACCTGATGAATTCACTTGTGATAAGGGAGTGAAAGTTGGAGAGCATTCAGCACCTTCTGTCCATTCACGTGATTCATCTCTTGCAATGTCAGAGGCGAGGACAGCAAGCGCCACAGGTCAGGATCTTCAAGCAGCAATGGAGAGCCTTAGAGAGGTTACAGCTGAAGCACAGACAGTCCAGCACAAATCTAGCACACAGGAACACTTCAAAAGTAGCAGACAAGTCTCAGCAGCATCTCCGCAATATCATCAAACTGTTCAGTACAAGAAGGCAGTGGAAAAGGTGAAGGAAAGTAGCCAAACATCCATCCAGCAGCAAGTCAGCACCATGCCAAGGCATAGAACGAGTGCCCAAGTGACTGTCACTCAGCCGCACCAGCTGAAGGGCCAACAGAACACTCAACAGGTCAGTGCCTATGAGGAACAAGGAGTTATTCAGAGATATTCAGCTTGCTCTAATGAAGGTCAGAAAGGTGAACATTTAACCAAAATAGCTAAAAATGGCAGAGACGAAATAGGAACTGCTTCAGAACACATGCAGACTCATGGTCAGTACTCGCCCACTAACTTAGAGGAGGAAGATCGGGCAGTGGCAGATCAGGCGATAATTATCAAGGGAGACGTAAAATCAACTATAGATTCTTTAAAGAATTCAGTGACAGAGCAAAAGTCTATCGAGAGAGAGGACGTGGTCCGAGGTAATTTGCAGGCAGCTCTCCATTCTCTGGGAAAAGCTAATATGAATGTTTCCAAAGGTGATTTTAAAGCTGCCATGATATATAGAACTGCAGGCCAGTCACAGTCATGCGGCCAAAAGAAAAGTGGTGTTAGAACTGTTTGTAATCAAATTTCGCTTTCACAATCTGACACTGAGtttcctcctccagttccagtgACAAAGTCCCCTGTACCATCGAGAGAGGCTTGCGACCAACCGTCTGTAGAGGGCAGGCCTTTTCCCCGCAACCTGTCTGAGTCTGATACAACAAAATCCCCAGCTACTTCCCagtttccaccacctcttccgccCAAGACGCATGAAAGAAACATTTCGCCCAAGCCATCTATCGCATCGAAGCCACATGCAGTGCCCTCCAGGCACTTGCCAATGCAGGGGGGCAAACCCATTCCGCCTCCGAAGCCTGAACATTTACAAGCAATCCATTCTGCTTCAAGCCAACCAAGAACCTATGCATCAGCCGTGCCAAATTCAAACCCTTCACCTTCTGCAGCGTGCAACTCACCAAAGTTTAGACCCCCAGTAAAACCTACCAGAGCATCACTGTGTACGGAAGCTGCCCTTGTGTCAGAATGTCAGGCTGCTCAGCTGGAACAGCATTGTGAGCTGTCTCTATCACAGCACAAATCTAGGACAGTAGTATCTCCTGCCAAACTAACCAGAACTCCCTTGCAGTTGGCAGAAGAGAAATATAAGCAAAGCAAGGACGGACCCAGCAAGCCGACTGTAATGATAACCAACCCCACGGCAAACATGGTATCACAAGGGCTAAGTCAACAGACAGGAAGGAGCTGCTCTGAAAGCCTTGTCGAGGCCAGTGGCCCAATAAACAGGGATCAAGAGACTGCACCAAAGGAATTGACTGCGGCAGAAAAGGTCCAGGGGTTCAAGCAGTCATATTTAGAGCAAAGCACGGAGAGTACTGAAATGTCTCAGGGATTTAAAGCTGCTCTTCACCCTTCTGGCACCCAGAACAAACCAAGCTGTCTTCAAGCCAGCAGTCTGAAAGAGGATGTGACAATGGCAGAGAGTAAGCCTGCTTTACCAAACCTAGTTAAAACTATGCCAATGGGTAAGGGACAAAAGAGATACCAACAGCCTCAAGCAACTACAGAGCTGCACCCGCAACAGTCAGTCGGAGTGTCGCCCGTACAAATTACCCAGTGCCAAAGATGCGTCGATCAGCATGGGTTCAGTAACCAGGTATCAGCTGCAAATCGCCAAGGAGAACAGTTGTACGCAGAGCAGCAACACAGCCTGCAGTCAGACACGGTTATAATGCGAGGAAGCCGGCAGCAGGGGAAAGAGACTGAAGATGATCGCAGGAAAAGATTATCCGTACACAAAGAGGAAATAATGCGAGGGAATGTGAAGGCAGCGATGGAGATATTTGAAAACCTGAGGAAGCGAGACGAGCTGCAGAAGATCTTGTCTCAAGTGAAAGAGTTTGAAGAGGAGACATTCAAAGTGGATGTGAAAGGACTGAAGTGTTTATTTGAGAATGTGCCTGAGTGGGTGGTCCCTAAGAATAACATGGTTAAGCAAATCAAACCAATTGATCGGCAAAAGAATGCACCACAGAAGCAGCCAAGGGCAGCCAAGGATGAATTTGAAAGTTTGTCCCCCGTGGAACTTGTTTTTGAAGATCTTGAAAGGGCAAGTGCAGAGATCATCTACCTGAAGGAGCAGACATTGGCGAAGCTGTTACACATTGAAGAGTCCATTAAAAAGGCTCTCTATTCTGTCTCCAATCTGAAATCGGAGTCTGACATTGCAGGACTCTCTGGCCTTTTCGGAGAATCATTGGGAGTTACTCCAAGCCCCATGTCTGACAATATCAAGAAAATCAGCTTAGTTTCCAGCAAGTCAAGTGCAGAAAAAGCCAAGGAATGTAAAGAGGGAAAAGAAAGGTTAAACAATTCAGAGAAACAAGCTACGCCACTGTTGGATATTCCAGCTGTTCCTGCCCGTGCGAATACTCCATCATCCCCTTCCTACATATCCATCGAATCAGCAGCTAGGAAACCTACAGATTCCTTGAAGAAAGACCTGTCAGTTGAATCAAGGGAGGGTGTATGCATGTCTCCTGCTTCTCACAAGCAGGATGTTCCACCCCGATTTCCAGAAGTGACAACATGCAATGATCTTGAGGATTCAGTTATTTGCAATGGACAGCAGAGTGTCAGAATGCAGAGTGCTAGAGCTGAGACAGTGAAGCAGCAGTCCATGTACAGTAAGAGCTCCATGCTAAGTGACACCAGCGAGTTAATCAAAGCAAAGAATAGGAATGGAAACAACATTGCCAATGACATTGTGTCCACTGGCTGTACCCCTTTAAGCGGATTTAAGGGCAATGCCATTGATAGAACCCAGAGCCCAGTTCCTCAGAGAAGCAAAAGTGTTGTCGAGTTCAAGACAGGGCCTGATGGAGGTGAGATAGTTGGTACGAAGACTGTCATGGAAAAATATGAAGAGATCGATCGATTTGGGAACAAAATTATCAAATCAAAAACCTCAACCACAGTCACAAAGCAGTCAGAGTCCAGAACCTCATCAACATATGAAGTAGTTCAAGCACCACCTAGATATGAAGTTGCTACTTCTCCCCTTCTTAATAGGCACCTGCAGAGCCCAGCGAATCTAGCAGAAGATTCACATCCAAATGCTAAGGAAAGTGGACTGGTCTTTGTTTCCTATGGCAATCCCAATTCAGCAAAGAGATGTTAA